The Solirubrobacter pauli sequence GCGAGACGCCCGTGATCGTGCGCGCGCCGACCGTCGCCTCGGTGGTGGCCACGTTCGCGCGCGAGCTGCCCGCGCCCATCCAGTAGGTCAGGAAGTCGTTGGACACCTGCACGCAGTTCTCCAGCTGGCCGGTCGCGTTGCCCGTGTTCGAGCACTGCGGCGCCGCCGGGACGCGCCCGAGCGGGTTGTAGGAGTACTGCGACCACGCGCCCTGAAGCGCGCGCTGGCCGGCGACGAGCACCTTGCCGCCCTCGTTCAGGTAGTCGCGGACCGCGATGATCTGGTCGTCGAAGACCTTCGAGACGCCGGTGGTCTGGCCGGGGTCGCGCACGTAGTCGTCGACGCCCGTGTACCAGATGACGGCCTTGTAGTGGCCGAGCACGCCGTGGAGGTCCGCGAGGTTGCGGCCCTGCGCGTCGAAGTCGTAGACGTCGGCGGGGATGCCCGCGTCGCCCAGCGCCTCGAGGTAGGTGGACAGGTAGCTCGGGCCCGTGCCGGGCGCCGCGTTCGGCGAGGTGCCGCTGTAGTCCTCGGCGGCGAGCACCAGCACCTGGCTGCCGCGGCCGAGCGGCGACGCGGTGAACGTGAACGCGTCCGCGCTCTTGCCGCCCGCCTCGAACCACACCTTGACCTTGTCGCCGGCCTTGAAGCCGGAGACGGACCCGCGCATGCGGTGGTAGTAGACGCCGGACTCGCCGTAGCGCTCGCCGCCGTCGAACTCCGTCGTCGGGCCGCTGGAGACGGCGCCGTCGTTGATCTGCCACTTCACGGTCACGGCTCCGAGCGCGCGCCGCGCGTTGACCTCGACGGTCTGCGGGTTGCCGTAGGAGGTCGTGAACGGGGCCGGGACGAAGTCCGGGATCTTCGCGCCGATGTGCGAGGACGGCTGGTCCGGGGTCGGCGCCGACTTCGCGAGGTCGAGCATGAACGGCAGGTTCTTGGCGAACACGGCCTGCACGTCGGCCTCGCGGTCCTGGAAGATGAACCCGCTCGGGTTCGAGCTGCCCGGGGCCTTGGTGCCGCCGACCGCACCGCCGGAGCCGCCGTCGAGCTCGACCGTGTAGCCCAGGACGTTCTCCTGCAGGTACATCGTGTCGGTGATCTCGCCGTTGGTGGTGTAGAGCTCGCCGCCGACGTCGGGGTCGTAGCCCGCGACGGCCGGAACGCGGTCGGTGCCGGCGAGCGACTCCATCAGCGGGTTGTCGCCGCCGTAGGTCTCCACCTGCCAGCCGACCGGGTACAGCACCAGCTGCGCGTACGAGTGGTAGTCGATGTAGAACTCCGGCTTGATCCGCGTCATCAGCTCGTGGAACGACTTGACCTCGGGCTCGGACTCGGGCGTCGGGCCGCGGTAGGTGTCGCTCGACGGCGTGTTGGACGCGCCCTCGTTGTCGTAGCGCCACTTCTCGGAGAAGTTGCGGTTGGTGTCGATGCCGTCGCCGCTCTGGATCGTGCCGTTGCCGTTGGTGTCGCGCAGGTTCTTGCGCCACAGGCGGGTGGACGAGCTCTGGAACGTGTAGTCGTAGCCGTCCGGGTTCAGCACCGGGATGAACCACGTCTCCGTGGACGCGAGCACGGCGGGGATGCCGGAGGCGTCGTCGGTCGCGTGCTCGAGGAAGTACTGGAAGCCGCGGCGCACGACCTCGGCCGAGATCCACTCGCGCGCGTGCTGGGCGCCGTGGAACATCACGCCCGGCTTGCCGCCGTCGGCGATCGTGTTGGCGTTGGCCGTGACCTTGTAGGCGACCAGGTCCAGGCCGTTCAGCGACTGCCCGTAGACGACGCGCTTGACCAGCGTCGGGTTGGCGGCCGCGAGCGTGTCGTAGAACGTCTTCAGGTTCACCGGCTGGCCGGCCGCGTCGACCGCACCCGAGCACGTCGTCTGGCAGGCCGCGGGCTTGAGCGCGTACGGGCGGAAGACGTCGTAGCCCCACGTCGGGTCGGCGAGCGGGATGCCCGCCGCGACCGCGGCCGCCGTGGCCGTCTGCTCCTTGCCCACCGGGGCGATGTCGTAGCCCTTGGCCTCGAGCACGTCCGCCTGCGCGGGTGTCGCGACGATGCCGGTCCGTCCGGGCGCGTCCGCGCCCTCGGTCACGTCATAGCCCTCGGCCCCGAGCTGCTTGAGCTGGGCGTCCGTGCCGGTGACGATGTATTGGTTCAACGGTTCCGCGCGGTCGGCAGCCAGCGACGGCTGCGCGACACCGAGCGAAACCAGGGCGCCGACCATGGCGCCGAGGTAGACCCTCCGCATCGCCCGACGCTACCTGAAGCTCAAGCGCTTATAAACCGTACGAACGGCCAATCACGTCGAGCATGATCTCGTCCGTGCCGGCGCCGATCCGGTTCAGGCGCAGGTCACGCCACGCCCGCTCGATCTGGTACTCCCGCATGTAGCCGGCGCCGCCGAAGATCTGCAGGCACTCGTCGGCGACCTCGTTGCACATCTGCGCGGAGTCGAGCTTGGCCATCGAGATCTCGCGCACCGGGTACTCGCCGTTGGCGAAGCGCCAGGCGGTGGAGTAGACGAGCTGGCGGGAGCGCTCGATCTTGGTCGCCATCGCGGCGAACTTGTGGCGGATCACCTGGAAGTGGCCGATCTCGCGGCCGAACGCCTTGCGCTCCATCGCGTACGCGAGCGTGCGGTCGAACGCGCGCTGGGCGCCCGCGACGCAGCCCGCGGCGCCGATCAGCCGCTCGCCCTGGAGCTCCCACATGATGTGGTAGAAGCCCTTGCCGACCTGGCCGAGCACCGCGGTGTCGGGCACGCGCACGTCGTTGAAGGCCAGCAGCGCGGTGTCGCTCGCGTGCATCCCGAGCTTCTCGAGCTTCTTCTCGCGGATCACGCCCTCGGCGTCCATGTCGACGATGAAGAGCGTGAAGCCGTCGTAGCCCGCGTCCGGGTCGGTCTTGGTCACGAGCACGATGAAGTCGGCGCGCGACCCGTTCGTGATGTAGGTCTTCGAGCCGTTGATCACCCACTCGTCGCCGTCGCGGACGGCCCGCGTGCGGATGCCCTTCACGTCCGAGCCGGCATCTGGCTCGGTGATGCCCAGGCAGGCGATCTTCTCGCCGCGGATGGCCGGTGCGAGGTAGTCCCGCTTCTGCTGCTCGGTGCCGAACTGGAGGATCGGCGGCGTGGCCATGTCGGTGTGCACCGCGATGCCCATCGCGAACCCGCCGGAGCCCGAGTGCGACAGCTCCTCGGCGAGCACGAGGTTGCAGAAGTAGTCTCCGCCCTGACCGCCGTGCTCCTCCGGCATCGACAGGCCGAGGAAGCCCAGCTCCCCCATCCGGGGGAACACCGAGTCCGGGAAGGTGGTCTCCTCCCATTCCTCGGCGTGCGGTGCGATCTCCTTCACCACGAAGGCGTGGATCGACTCGCGGAGCGCCTCGTGCTCCTCGGTGAAGATGAAGTGCCGCCGTGGCGCGGCGTGATCGGGCTTCAGAACATCGGTCGCGGCCATTGACTGGACCTTACGCCTTGCGGATAGGCTCGACAGCCGATGGGTTTCACCACTCTGCGATACGACGTCCAGGATCACGTCGCGACCATCGCCATGGACCGCCCGGAGGCGCGCAACGCGCTCTCGGACGAGCTGCTCGACGACCTCTTGGGCGCGTTCGCGCGCGCCCGCGCCGACGACGACGTGCACGTGGTCGTGCTCACGTCCACGCACGAGAAGGTCTTCTCCGCCGGCGGGGACCTGAAGGGCTTCACGGCCGGGGTCCCGCTCGTGCACAAGCACTTCGCGAGCGAGCGCTTCGTGGCGCTGTTCCAGGCCATCGGCGGGCTCGGCAAGCCGACGCTGTGCGCGGCCAACGGCCACGTCCTGGCCGGCGCGCTCGGCGTCGCGCTCGCGTGCGACCTGATCATCGCCTCCGAGTCCGCGCGCTTCGGGACGCCCGAGATCAACGTCGGGGTGTTCCCGTTCATGATCATGGCGCTCATCTACCGCAACGTCGGCCGCAAGAAGACGAACGAGCTGCTGCTCCTGGGCGAGCAGATCTCCGCCGCCGAGGCCGAGCGGATCGGCATCGTCAACCGGGTCGTGCCCGACGCCGAGTTCGACGCCGCCGTCGCCGACTGGGCCGGCCGGCTCGCCGCCAAGTCGCCGCTGCTGATGCGGATGGGCAAGGCGGCCATGTACCGCCAGCAGGACATGGCGTTCGCCGACGCGCTCGAGTACCTGCACGCCCAGCTCAGCCTCGCCTTCTCGACCGACGACATCAAGGAGGGCGTGACGGCCTTCATGGACAAGCGGGAGCCCCTGTGGACCGGCCGCTGAGCGTCACCGCGCTGCGCTGCCGCACATCCGACCGGACGCCCGGCGGCTCGCGCGGGGCCGAGGCGCTCGCGCTCGCCCTGGACCCCGAGGCCCGCCTGGTCGGGTCATTCGGCGAACCACGGATTGCCAACTGGGACGCGGACCTGAGAGATTCGCACGGCTGCCTGCTCGAAGCCGGAGGCCAGGTGGACGACATGCTCACCGCCGGCCACTTCCCCGTGCTCACCTCCTCCGACTGCTCGATCTGCATGACGACCTTCCAGGCCGTGACCCGGCACGAGCCGGACGTGCGGGTGCTGTGGCTGGACGCGCACGGCGACTACAACACGCCGGACACGACGCCGTCCGGGTTCCTCGGCGGCATGTGCCTGGCCGCCTCGTGCGGCGTCTGGGACGCGGGCTTCGAGCCGTCGATCGAGCCGGCGCGCGTGCTCATGTGCGGCGTGCGGGACCTCGACGCGGGCGAGCGCGTGCTCATGGACACGACCGGCGCCAAGAACGTGCGCCCCTCGGAGGTGGCCAACCGCCTGCGCGGCCACAAGGTCTACGTCCACCTGGACCTGGACGTGCTGGACCCCGACGTGCTGCCGTCGCAGTTCGCGGTGCCCGGCGGCATGAGCGACACCGGCCTGCGCACGCTGCTCACCGAGGTCAGCCGCGACTGCGAGGTCGTCGGGCTCGAGGTGACGGCGTTCGAGTACCCGGAGCCGGCGAACGTCGAACTGGTCGAGTCGATCGTCAGGACGATCCTGCCTTGACCGGCGTCGGCGATCCCCGCCGGCTCGCGGCGCTGGCCGAGACGGGCCTGCTCGACGGCAACGGCGAGGCGGCGCTGCACCGCGTGACCCGGCTCGTCGCCGAGGTGCTGCACGTCCCGGTGGCGCTGTTCACGGTGATCACCGAGGACCGCCAGGTGTTCAAGAGCTCGGTCGGACTCGGGCGGGTGCGCGAGACGCCGCTCTCGCACTCGTTCTGCAGGCACGTCGTGGAGTCGGGCGCTCCGCTCGAGGTGGTCGACGCGCGCTCGCACCCGAAGGTCGCGGGCAACCCCGCGATCGAGGCCTTCGGCGTCGTCTCCTACCTCGGCATGCCGCTCGTGACGTCCGACGGCGAGCGGATCGGCGCCCTGTGCGCCGTCGACCACGAGCCGCGCCAGTGGACCGGTCGCGACCACGGCGTGCTCGAGGACCTCGCCGGCGCCGCGATGGCCGAGGTCGAGCTGCGGCGCGCGAACCGCGCGGTGGCGGCGGCCGCGGCCGAGCTGCACTTCGTGGCGACGCACGACACGCTCACCCGCCTCGGCAACCGCCGCGCGCTGCTCGACGACCTCGAGCAGCTGCTCGACGACGGCCGCGCGGCGACGTTCGCGCTCTTCGACCTGCACGGCATGCGCGGCTACAACGACGCGCACGGCCACGTCGCCGGGGACGCGCTCCTGGCCCGCCTCGGCGCGCGCCTGGAGAGCCTGCTCGTCGGGCACGGGCACGTGTACCGGCTCGGCGGCGTGCAGCTGTGCGCGCTGCTCGACGCGGGGAACGCCGAGGTCGTCGCCGCCGCCTGCACCGCCGTACGGGATCGCACGAGCGGCGTCAGCTGCCGGGGCGTGACCGTCGACCTCCCGCGAGAAGGATCGAGCGTCGCCGCGGTGCTGCGCCTCGCCGACGCGAGGTTGGCAGGTTATGGGCATGTTGCGACCGCTGGCCGCTGACCTCGAGGAACGTCGCGCCGCCGCCCGGCTGGGTGGGGGCGAGGAGAAGATCGCCCGCCAGCACCAGGCCGGCAAGCTGACCGCGCGCGAGCGGGTCGCGCTGCTCACCGACGACTTCACCGAGCTCGGCATCCACGCCCGCCCGCACTTCTCCCAGCGCGCGATGGATGGCAAGGACGCGCCCGCGGACGGCGTGATCACCGGCTGGGGGCACGTGGACGGACGGCCGGTCGCGATCGTCGCCTACGACTTCACGGTGATGGCCGGCGCGATGGGGATGACCGGTGAGATCAAGGTCGCGCGCGTCCGTGAGCTCGCGCTGACCAAGCGGATCCCGATCGTGTGGCTGCTGGACTCGGCGGGAGCGCGGATCCAGGAAGCGGTCGGCGCGCAGTTCGCGCAGACGGGCGCGCTGTTCCGCGAGCAGTCGGTGATGAGCGGCGTCGTGCCGCAGGTCGCGGCGGTCATGGGCCCGTGCGCGGCGGGAACCGCCTACATCCCGGGGCTGGCCGACTTCGTGCCGATGGTGTCCGGCCGCGGCTCGATGGCGCTCGCCGGGCCGCATCTCGTGCGCGCCGCGATCGGCGAGGACGTCACGCCCGAAGCGCTCGGCGGGGCGCGCGTGCACTGCCGCAAGTCCGGCGTCGGGGACCTCGAGGTGGCCGACGACGAGGAGTGCATCGCCCGCATCAAGGAGTACCTGTCGTACTTCCCGGCGAGCTGCGAGGAGGCGCCGCCGCGGCTGGAGGCCTCGGACCCGGTCGACCGGATGGACGAGGCGCTGCTCGACGTGCTGCCCGAGTCCAACCGCAAGCCGTACGACATGTACGACGTGATCCGGCTGATCGTCGACGACGGACGCTGGCTGGACCTCAAGCCCAAGTGGGCGAAGACGATCATCACCTGCCTGGCGCGGATGGGCGGCCGGCCGGTCGGCATCGTCGCGTCGCAACCGCGCCACCTCGGCGGCATCCTCGACAACGACTCGGCGGACAAGGCCGCGCACTTCGTCCAGCTGTGCGACGCGTTCGGGATCCCGCTCGTGTTCCTGGTCGACGTGCCCGGGTTCATGGTCGGCACGAAGGTCGAGCAGGCGGGCATCATCCGGCACGGCGCCAAGATGCTGCACGCCGTGGCGTCCGCCACGGTGCCCAAGATCACGGTCGTGCTGCGCAAGGCCTACGGCGCCGGCTACTACGTGATGAACGGTC is a genomic window containing:
- a CDS encoding M14 family zinc carboxypeptidase — translated: MRRVYLGAMVGALVSLGVAQPSLAADRAEPLNQYIVTGTDAQLKQLGAEGYDVTEGADAPGRTGIVATPAQADVLEAKGYDIAPVGKEQTATAAAVAAGIPLADPTWGYDVFRPYALKPAACQTTCSGAVDAAGQPVNLKTFYDTLAAANPTLVKRVVYGQSLNGLDLVAYKVTANANTIADGGKPGVMFHGAQHAREWISAEVVRRGFQYFLEHATDDASGIPAVLASTETWFIPVLNPDGYDYTFQSSSTRLWRKNLRDTNGNGTIQSGDGIDTNRNFSEKWRYDNEGASNTPSSDTYRGPTPESEPEVKSFHELMTRIKPEFYIDYHSYAQLVLYPVGWQVETYGGDNPLMESLAGTDRVPAVAGYDPDVGGELYTTNGEITDTMYLQENVLGYTVELDGGSGGAVGGTKAPGSSNPSGFIFQDREADVQAVFAKNLPFMLDLAKSAPTPDQPSSHIGAKIPDFVPAPFTTSYGNPQTVEVNARRALGAVTVKWQINDGAVSSGPTTEFDGGERYGESGVYYHRMRGSVSGFKAGDKVKVWFEAGGKSADAFTFTASPLGRGSQVLVLAAEDYSGTSPNAAPGTGPSYLSTYLEALGDAGIPADVYDFDAQGRNLADLHGVLGHYKAVIWYTGVDDYVRDPGQTTGVSKVFDDQIIAVRDYLNEGGKVLVAGQRALQGAWSQYSYNPLGRVPAAPQCSNTGNATGQLENCVQVSNDFLTYWMGAGSSRANVATTEATVGARTITGVSPFSAAFSLTGQAYLPGFTPTSTTLSPSLFPWFASSKGTHAISGATTFAGVSTDDTLLWGFGLENVADRAKRKSLVFEAMKHLGVDPYTSTTGTAGGTVPATLALTLGAPATFGAFTPGVDREYATKTDATVISTAGDATLTVSEPGRLTNGAFSLAEPLRVELAKSAWTGPVSNEKVDVTFKQLIKKTDPLRTGSYSKTLTFTLSTTQP
- a CDS encoding acyl-CoA dehydrogenase family protein, which gives rise to MAATDVLKPDHAAPRRHFIFTEEHEALRESIHAFVVKEIAPHAEEWEETTFPDSVFPRMGELGFLGLSMPEEHGGQGGDYFCNLVLAEELSHSGSGGFAMGIAVHTDMATPPILQFGTEQQKRDYLAPAIRGEKIACLGITEPDAGSDVKGIRTRAVRDGDEWVINGSKTYITNGSRADFIVLVTKTDPDAGYDGFTLFIVDMDAEGVIREKKLEKLGMHASDTALLAFNDVRVPDTAVLGQVGKGFYHIMWELQGERLIGAAGCVAGAQRAFDRTLAYAMERKAFGREIGHFQVIRHKFAAMATKIERSRQLVYSTAWRFANGEYPVREISMAKLDSAQMCNEVADECLQIFGGAGYMREYQIERAWRDLRLNRIGAGTDEIMLDVIGRSYGL
- a CDS encoding enoyl-CoA hydratase/isomerase family protein; translation: MGFTTLRYDVQDHVATIAMDRPEARNALSDELLDDLLGAFARARADDDVHVVVLTSTHEKVFSAGGDLKGFTAGVPLVHKHFASERFVALFQAIGGLGKPTLCAANGHVLAGALGVALACDLIIASESARFGTPEINVGVFPFMIMALIYRNVGRKKTNELLLLGEQISAAEAERIGIVNRVVPDAEFDAAVADWAGRLAAKSPLLMRMGKAAMYRQQDMAFADALEYLHAQLSLAFSTDDIKEGVTAFMDKREPLWTGR
- a CDS encoding arginase family protein; this encodes MDRPLSVTALRCRTSDRTPGGSRGAEALALALDPEARLVGSFGEPRIANWDADLRDSHGCLLEAGGQVDDMLTAGHFPVLTSSDCSICMTTFQAVTRHEPDVRVLWLDAHGDYNTPDTTPSGFLGGMCLAASCGVWDAGFEPSIEPARVLMCGVRDLDAGERVLMDTTGAKNVRPSEVANRLRGHKVYVHLDLDVLDPDVLPSQFAVPGGMSDTGLRTLLTEVSRDCEVVGLEVTAFEYPEPANVELVESIVRTILP
- a CDS encoding sensor domain-containing diguanylate cyclase, with protein sequence MTGVGDPRRLAALAETGLLDGNGEAALHRVTRLVAEVLHVPVALFTVITEDRQVFKSSVGLGRVRETPLSHSFCRHVVESGAPLEVVDARSHPKVAGNPAIEAFGVVSYLGMPLVTSDGERIGALCAVDHEPRQWTGRDHGVLEDLAGAAMAEVELRRANRAVAAAAAELHFVATHDTLTRLGNRRALLDDLEQLLDDGRAATFALFDLHGMRGYNDAHGHVAGDALLARLGARLESLLVGHGHVYRLGGVQLCALLDAGNAEVVAAACTAVRDRTSGVSCRGVTVDLPREGSSVAAVLRLADARLAGYGHVATAGR
- a CDS encoding acyl-CoA carboxylase subunit beta, which gives rise to MLRPLAADLEERRAAARLGGGEEKIARQHQAGKLTARERVALLTDDFTELGIHARPHFSQRAMDGKDAPADGVITGWGHVDGRPVAIVAYDFTVMAGAMGMTGEIKVARVRELALTKRIPIVWLLDSAGARIQEAVGAQFAQTGALFREQSVMSGVVPQVAAVMGPCAAGTAYIPGLADFVPMVSGRGSMALAGPHLVRAAIGEDVTPEALGGARVHCRKSGVGDLEVADDEECIARIKEYLSYFPASCEEAPPRLEASDPVDRMDEALLDVLPESNRKPYDMYDVIRLIVDDGRWLDLKPKWAKTIITCLARMGGRPVGIVASQPRHLGGILDNDSADKAAHFVQLCDAFGIPLVFLVDVPGFMVGTKVEQAGIIRHGAKMLHAVASATVPKITVVLRKAYGAGYYVMNGRAYEPDLIVAWPSAEISVMGAEGAAEILFRDAPNKADMVEGYRKMIDVYLAAGNGMIDDVIDPRETRPTIIKALGLAEGKKLERPYRKRGVIPV